A genomic stretch from Fusarium musae strain F31 chromosome 9, whole genome shotgun sequence includes:
- a CDS encoding hypothetical protein (EggNog:ENOG41) codes for MRLVQHKPSGPTFPLQTLTDMQHVAGDGVCNFILHKTLGMHLASITKGLGLRTMPITPLDRSSVVEGEQGVTLEEFPDWKLTETPCTFLNPTNYEATEVQSVEHGIFFISAENLSLLKNHALKGAANTKLSTTEAICAFLWRHVVMARQIDHHRYPEAKLSITVDARERMESSPLPSNYWGNFAEPNAVARVSVASLHNGEDGQKIYGKLASSIQRAIAAVNDKAVRRLVGLLNQMPKTTSLTWNVDRYPGPDMLIVCLQAHRYNDIYFGRHLGYPSAFRVTVGDTEGKPDGRCIILPPPHNESRGLELILQYDSGTLERLESNAEFSKFFIRRN; via the coding sequence ATGCGACTTGTGCAACACAAGCCTAGTGGTCCGACTTTTCCTTTACAAACACTGACTGATATGCAGCATGTGGCGGGCGATGGCGTCTGCAACTTTATCTTGCACAAGACATTAGGCATGCACCTGGCTTCCATTACCAAAGGACTCGGCCTCCGAACCATGCCAATCACGCCTCTTGATCGAAGCTCGGTCGTTGAGGGTGAACAAGGCGTGACTCTAGAAGAATTTCCTGATTGGAAGCTCACAGAGACCCCTTGCACTTTCTTGAACCCAACAAACTACGAAGCTACCGAGGTACAGTCGGTTGAACATGGCATATTCTTCATCTCTGCCGAGAACCTCTCGCTGCTCAAGAATCATGCCCTGAAAGGTGCTGCCAATACTAAGCTGAGCACGACCGAAGCTATCTGTGCTTTCCTCTGGCGCCACGTTGTCATGGCCAGGCAGATAGATCATCATCGATACCCAGAGGCAAAGCTATCAATCACTGTTGACGCTAGAGAACGAATGGAAAGTTCGCCACTCCCGTCCAACTATTGGGGGAATTTTGCGGAGCCGAACGCGGTCGCCAGAGTGTCTGTTGCTTCTCTACACAATGGAGAAGACGGACAAAAGATTTATGGTAAGCTGGCGAGTAGTATCCAGCGAGCCATTGCTGCTGTCAACGACAAGGCAGTAAGGCGTCTCGTTGGGCTGCTCAATCAAATGCCCAAAACTACTTCCTTGACCTGGAATGTCGACCGATACCCGGGACCGGACATGCTCATAGTCTGTCTTCAAGCGCATAGATACAACGACATTTATTTCGGGCGTCATCTTGGGTATCCTTCTGCATTCCGCGTTACTGTTGGGGATACTGAGGGTAAACCTGACGGCCGTTGCATTATTCTGCCACCTCCTCATAATGAGAGTCGGGGTCTGGAGCTGATTCTGCAATACGATAGTGGTACTTTGGAAAGGCTTGAGAGTAACGCCGAGTTTAGCAAGTTCTTTATACGCCGTAACTGA
- a CDS encoding hypothetical protein (EggNog:ENOG41) — protein sequence MSDSWVEPASSLQPSIVKCSALDNLTASVYPSPTHFFPLRPGTDPRQLYDDCKQGLSRCIYEHPHLAGIIRKDETGRYAIEIRDAPHAGTNFWYRDHRRDSDVPSYNELKINGWPFGDGEEDGLGKLRPEDFPCVHDGDPVIAPQFNVLKGGIVLTMSITHVIGDLVQFMDFLRSWSQNTSAIATARLNGQPVPPLPQQISAALIDRSLLTPDVDLEEDLDKLAACARKLHHLDMLDPRSPEQVADKVSNLFTKARLTNDDLSSIKQLQRMIQEVLPNGSKVSSTDCLTSFAWNRLFGAKYAPGLSGRDPLPETSKIVFAGSIRRRLTPPLPNNYMPACVDLFPVSVSTRDFISPDPKTLAHAAMAIRHSNNAWSEETFREMLEIAHSHPVNPGLIPKGPIDALVTDHTRASAAMLSSWGPELGSCEAFREPYLGRIPPHGEITLLPRWNNGNVDVMFAGEAIVMERLRRDRLMSQMATCQFVMGDPRFQATRGKYVSKL from the exons ATGTCCGATTCATGGGTCGAACCAGCGAGCTCTCTACAGCCATCCATCGTGAAGTGCTCAGCCCTTGACAACCTCACTGCCTCAGTGTATCCTTCACCTACACACTTCTTTCCTCTACGACCGGGAACAGACCCTCGGCAGCTCTACGACGACTGCAAACAAGGCCTCTCTCGATGTATCTACGAGCATCCGCACCTCGCAGGCATTATCAGAAAGGACGAAACTGGACGTTACGCCATTGAGATTCGAGATGCACCGCATGCTGGCACAAACTTCTGGTATCGAGATCATCGCCGGGATTCAGATGTACCTTCTTACAACGAGCTCAAGATTAATGGGTGGCCCTTTGGcgatggcgaagaagatggtctTGGCAAGCTCCGACCAGAGGACTTTCCCTGCGTCCACGATGGCGACCCTGTAATCGCACCTCAGTTCAATGTCTTGAAGGGCGGTATTGTCTTGACCATGTCGATTACGCACGTGATAGGTGACCTGGTCCAGTTTATGGACTTTCTCAGGTCTTGGTCACAGAATACGAGTGCGATAGCAACTGCCAGACTCAATGGTCAACCTGTACCTCCACTCCCGCAGCAAATATCGGCGGCTCTGATAGATCGCTCCCTCTTGACACCTGACGTGGATCTAgaggaggatcttgacaagctcgCAGCCTGTGCGAGGAAGCTTCACCACCTCGACATGCTTGACCCTCGATCTCCAGAACAAGTTGCGGACAAAGTGTCAAACCTCTTCACAAAGGCACGTCTGACAAATGACGATCTA TCTTCAATAAAGCAGCTTCAGCGCATGATCCAAGAGGTCTTGCCCAACGGCTCAAAAGTGTCGTCCACAGATTGCTTGACCTCTTTCGCATGGAACCGACTATTTGGCGCCAAATATGCTCCCGGATTATCAGGCCGTGATCCTCTACCCGAAACTAGCAAGATTGTCTTTGCTGGGAGCATTCGTCGCCGGTTGACGCCTCCTCTACCCAACAACTACATGCCTGCCTGCGTGGATTTGTTCCCAGTGTCTGTGAGCACCAGAGACTTCATCTCACCTGACCCCAAAACTCTGGCTCATGCAGCAATGGCAATTCGCCACAGCAATAATGCTTGGAGCGAGGAAACCTTTCGAGAGATGCTCGAGATAGCCCATTCACATCCTGTCAACCCGGGCCTGATACCTAAAGGACCCATCGATGCACTTGTGACGGACCATACACGAGCAAGTGCAGCTATGCTGTCAAGTTGGGGCCCCGAGCTTGGTTCTTGTGAGGCCTTTAGAGAGCCGTATCTTGGTAGAATCCCTCCTCATGGGGAGATCACTCTCTTACCCCGATGGAATAATGGCAATGTGGATGTAATGTTTGCTGGAGAGGCTATTGTGATGGAGCGGTTGAGAAGAGATCGGCTTATGAGTCAGATGGCCACTTGTCAGTTTGTCATGGGTGATCCTAGGTTTCAGGCGACTCGTGGGAAATATGTCTCAAAGCTATAG
- a CDS encoding hypothetical protein (EggNog:ENOG41) — translation MTPRKLQVGVAGLGRMGKRHALNFHQNVPRAVLVAVSSPDAAERDWAAENLAPDGVAIYESYSDMIAHVGLDAVCVASATAVHAEQTNAAIAAGKHVLCEKPLGTTVEISQSVVDAAATRPDLKVMCGFSRRFDASYRDAYEKTRSGLIGRPSVLRSQTCDVLDPSGFFVAYAQFSGGIFVDCSIHDIDLALWFFGQESKVRSVHAVGITAVEPDLRQYDDRDNAVGIVEFYDGRIAYLYASRMMAAGQEDTTEIIGTKGKLSVNLIPVENHVRIYGQEGIRHELPQNYWGRFQAAFTREAIEFTECVLDDKPVPVELESAVTAVRIGAALQRSMIMGNKILFDEGGNEVNKAQL, via the exons ATGACACCTCGCAAGCTTCAAGTTGGAGTTGCTGGTCTTGGAAGAATGGGCAAGCGACATGCCCTGAACTTCCATCAGAATGTCCCGCGAGCTGTTCTAGTCGCTGTCAGTAGCCCAGATGCTGCCGAGAGGGATTGGGCTGCTGAGAACCTCGCCCCTGACGGTGTAGCTATATACGAGAGCTACTCTGACATGATAGCCCATGTGGGCTTGGATGCAGTTTGCGTCGCCTCTGCCACTGCAGTGCATGCTGAACAGACAAATGCCGCTATTGCCGCGGGCAAGCACGTATTGTGTGAGAAGCCCCTTGGCACAACGGTCGAGATT TCTCAATCTGTTGTTGACGCCGCTGCTACCCGCCCCGACCTCAAAGTCATGTGTGGCTTTTCCCGCCGTTTCGATGCTTCATACCGCGACGCCTACGAGAAAACAAGGTCAGGCTTGATTGGCCGCCCGTCTGTTCTTAGGAGCCAGACATGCGACGTGCTAGATCCCTCGGGCTTCTTTGTCGCATATGCTCAGTTCTCTGGTGGCATATTCGTTGATTGCAGTATTCACGATATTGACCTGGCTCTTTGGTTTTTTGGTCAAGAGTCCAAAGTCCGATCAGTCCACGCTGTAGGGATCACGGCCGTGGAACCAGATCTACGACAGTATGATGATAGGGATAATGCTGTGGGCATTGTCGAATTTTACGATGGCCGCATCGCATATTTGTATGCCTCGCGCATGATGGCTGCTGGCCAAGAGGATACGACAGAGATTATCGGGACAAAGGGTAAGCTGTCTGTGAACTTGATCCCGGTTGAGAACCATGTTCGGATTTATGGACAAGAAGGTATCAGGCATGAGCTTCCTCAAAACTATTGGGGGCGGTTCCAGGCAGCGTTCACAAGAGAAGCCATCGAATTTACCGAGTGCGTGCTTGACGACAAGCCGGTACCTGTTGAACTAGAATCAGCAGTAACGGCTGTGCGCATTGGCGCGGCTTTACAACGGTCTATGATTATGGGGAATAAGATTCTTTTTGATGAAGGCGGTAACGAGGTCAATAAAGCCCAATTATAA